In the genome of Populus trichocarpa isolate Nisqually-1 chromosome 10, P.trichocarpa_v4.1, whole genome shotgun sequence, the window TTTTAGTTGTTCCTACAAGTCTACAACTAATCTACCCATTCCCAAAATTAACTTCGGCTCCCGCATCAAACCCTCAACAGTCAAGCCCATCCACTGCCCAGATCAGACGCTAGAGACCCGCAACGGCAGGATCAACCATAACAACAATCTTGCCCGATTGTCCACAAACGACAAATCCGACCCtgcttttaaagaaaatatcgCTGATCTAATGCTGGAACTGTAGAAGTTATGTGACAGAAGGGTTTTGAGAAATGTTTGTAGAGGAAATATCGCTAATAGAAACTTGGTGGACTTTAGTACCAAAGCTTGGTGTTTctgagaaaaaacaaagagttcCGCAACAGACTGGTGGGTGTTGTGCGGGACAATATATAATTTGCTTGCAATGCATTCGTGACCCCTGCTTTCTCATGGGAGAGATCAAATTATCGAGTTGAGGATGAGACTGTAACATGTTGCTCTTAACACTTGTCAATGTTCagtcaaaattacaaaaaaaaaaaaatgtgatttaaGACTGGTTTATGGTTGCAACATGAGAAATGACGAGGAAGgcagagagagggggggagaaGAGGAGGCTCCTCTATCCACCAGAAACTGTGAAATATCATCATAACCGATGGCTTTAGCCATGTAGAGAGGGGTGGCACCTCGATTGCTCCTCGCATTAACATTGGCTCCCCTGTTGATCAACACCTCCACCGTTTCTATGTGGCCGCCCTCCACTGCCAAATGCAACGGGGCATGACCTTCATTGTCCTGGCATTCTAAATCCACTCCAAATTCAACAAGCATCGACACTATGTCCGTGTGTCCCTTCACAGCTGCTGCGTGCAAGGCTGTGAAACCATATTGATCGCGATATTTCAAGCTGGCACCCCTTCTCAGTAATGATTCGAGGCTCTCTAATTCACCACGTCTTGCGGCCATTAGTGCTAGCTCTCCACATTGTAAAACCTCCACAACCTCCTCCTGCATTGTTATACATTGTTCCAGTTGAAGAGTAAGAAAAATTCAACTAGATGGATACCAAATGTGAGGGCTGAATGTTTTCACAGTAAAATCACAGTATGCTTTCTCAAACCAATGCCATGTAAGAtaggtaattgttttttcaatccgTAACGTCacttgctaaaaaaaattcgagtttctgtctttgttatttttcatgattttatttccaATATATCCAGCAGCATGCAACGAATAATAATGTTATCTCAGAAtatctacttttttaaaataaaaaaaaaatatctacttTTTAATTTAAGCTTCGTAGCTAATAATCAGTAATAAACAAAAGGCTAAAATTGGACGCGCAAGTTCTTTATCAACTTACATGGCCCTTGTCACGAGCAGCGTCCATTGCTGAACGGCCACGATCGTCTGGAATGGTGGGGTCCGCGCCAACATCAATTAACATCTCAACCATCCTACGGTCACCATTAGCCGCTGCTCTATACAACGCTGTCCTACCATCCTTACTCTTAGCATCCTTATCAGCATCCGATTCCACCAACAATTTAGCACACTTGATATTTCCCCTACTAGAAGCCAAATGCAACGGTGTCCTTCCCTCCTTATCTCTCAAATCCAACGGCCCCGATCCTTTCAACAAATCCAAAACATCATCCGCCCGATCAAGAGCCGCTGCCACGTGTAAATCACTCCATCCCTTGGATTCCCACCTGGGATCCACCTGATAAGACCCCACCCCACCAGCTGTCACACATGCGTCAATCTTCAACCCGCCTTCAAGCAGTAAATTCACCACAACCTCCGAGTTGTCCAACTCGGTCGCAACTCGGAGCAACGACTCAGCATCTCTCTGGGTCAATTCAGACAGAATTGTCTTTTGCCTCTTCAATATATTCTTGACTGAGTCGGCATCTCCACAGCTGACAGCGTGGCGTAGAAGAAAGGGTCCAACAAAGGCAACCTTGAGTTTGAAGTCCTGAGTTGAGtcgagagggagagaggagaaCCAGGAGGCTAGTGAGTCGGGGTGAGTTGAACACGGCGAGTTGGAGGCAAACGGAGCCGTTTTGATTAGAAAACGGTCAGACGGAGAGCGTGGGAAAGTGGGTGGGAGTTGATTTTGAGGTCTGAGGACGATTTGGAAGGTAGCGAAAGACAGAGGAGAAATGAGTCCAGTTGGTGGATTAACAAGAAACTTATGCGGAGatgaagtttggattttgaaagCTACTGGGGCTGTGGCACAAAGTGACCTCAAACGTACTGTGGCTCGGCATTTGGAATACAGCAAGAAGTCTATGCGCACCTCTGTGTCTGATAATTCTACTAATCTCTCCATTGTAGGTGTACGTAATACGAAAGAGGAGTGATGTCTTCTTGGTAATGGGCGGCAGTGAGGTTTGTGGTTTCTTGTGATCAACCCGTGAATATGTGGGGTTCTTGTCTTGTGACTTGTTTGGCGCTTTGTTAAAAATACGAATttcataagaagaagaagaagaaggcttATCCAATATGATTTGTACTCATCATTAATCCAGAGTTAAGAGAATTGCTAAGAACAtaagatagaaaaaaacaagatcGCATTGAATAACTCAATGTTtggtataatttttataaattgatttaaattgttttttaactttgattCAGAGAAAAACCTtatgtatgtttggttaaaaataacttttaaattaatttaaaagctgATTACAAAATTATATCGAAATTTTACTCTGATCAAAAGTTTAAATTCTTTTactttaaacttaattataatacacttttaaaaaaatagattcgggttatttttaccaaaatatttatgatttacaattattttaatttattcttgttataatttatttataaaaataatttttgagttacaatataaaataaaaaattataattaaaaaaccaaatcagGTGAACTCGGAATTATTTAGCATGAAAGGTAAGATATATACAAAGCTCATttatccaaaattttaaaatccaatctTTCAACGGTGCCTAGTAaatatttggaatttttttcacTACATTAGACTAGAAGTTGGTGATTAATTTGCAAattagtatttattattatgcatgaactgtattttttggatttaaaggCTTCGAATTGTTGTATAGcaagtatttaattttattaaattgtcGATGCATGATTAATTTACGTGCCAAGACAAAACACTCatgtgcaaaaaaaattaatccaaaacgTTATAAGTGCAGCCTGCTCCTGGAGAAATGTCCCACTTTAGCCCCCACCTCGATTGATTAAAACCAGTCTGATGAGAGTATTTAgcgatttattttgttaattatgttgCTTACGCAAGAGGATTATGTGTGGTTTTCTTGATTATGGTTTCTTATCCCACCTTCAGTGACCCTCCTCTATCCTTCTACCAGACAGTGTATAGTGTTAAGCTCCGTCTGTTAATTGGTTCAACCcatttttaaagtactttttacataaaaaaatattaaattaatttttatagatttttttataattttgatataataatattaaaaaaaatattattttaatatatttttttattataaaatacttttacaataacattatttattgCATTACCAAACATGTACCTGGAATGCTAGGGAACCCGGTTTCAACAAGAACAGGCATTTCTAGAATGGGCCTTGCTAGCTTAACAACCAGGCTAAGGCCCAATAACGTAAAAATCAGAATCTGTCTCGTCTTTCTCATAAAGGCTTAAACCCAAAACCATGATCCTCAAGATTCTCCACAAAATCCCCAATAAATCCTCTATCCCAACCCCCAGGCCCATCTCCTCCACTTTCCGTTCCCTTTTCACAACCCCAAGCAGAAAATTCAATGAGTTTCTCACAACGTTAAAAGTTTTTCTCAATTATGCTCTTTACCTTATCTTGTTTATGTGAGTTCGTACATAAAATTGCTCTGAATAACTAGCCATCTCTGTCCTTTTATCTATTCGGCGAGACAATTCGGTAAAGTTTTTCTCAAATAGTGTTTTTACGGCTAATTAATACAATACATACccaaacattaattatatatcttgCTAGTTCGAGGGCCctaagaaagtttttttaaaaaaaataaattgatttaaaattaaagtaaatcaaaaataattttgtcagATATTGACGTGTGCAGATAAAGTATGTGAATTgtacattaaaaacaatttattttaaatcaccACATGTGATTTTcaataagaacaaaataattaaatttcaaactGTGCATATTGAAttgacaaataataataaaaattattattaagaaatcaaagtaaatttataatatttgaagctaataaaatgtttttaaaaattaaatttagtgtatatttaaatttcaatgctctattaagtaaataaatttaagatcaCGCATCAtagattttttaagttttaacaacACAAAAACCATTATTGTCCTGAGATCTCAATTTAcctgtaattttattacatgtCTTTGACACTcttcagtgtgtgtgtgtgtgtgtattgagttgtgtaaaaaaatagcatgttaAAATTGTGAATTGCcaacacataaaaaacaaatatcagaagaaaaaagaaatcagctCAATGCCTCCTGGCTTAAACGCGACATGTCCCAGCAAAGtctaaaaaacctaaatattttttaaaaaaaaagaagaagaagaacgatGCCTCATTCAATGAGAATGACTCAtcgttttttgtctttttttaattatcggATCAAGAATTTCTATCCACAACTTtctaaaacattgttttcacAGCTGTCAtccaaaaagattttaatttcatccctacaATGTTTATAAATCAGTTTCAACTTTAAAACCTATTTTAatccattttaaattaatagtttaaaaacaaaatgaaggaaTTGAAATATCTTTGctataactaattaaaatatcGCATCATATTTTGTGGTCAAAACACATACAAAACAAGTCCGATCATGCCCTTTAGAGAAGTATAGACTTGTAAAGCATCGCATCGTTTATACTCGATGTTTTAATGGCCTTTTTGGTCGTGAAATCCTCACATACGAACGTCAAACATCATCACCTTGAATGTTGAATTGGATCCggatcatgaatccttgaagttGTGAGTCTGCAAACACGAGCAAAGCCTGATTAGAGGTCAGCGTCCGGTCGTCGTTCCAACGAGACATGTAAACTATGGATGAATCTTCAAAGCTTGTCTACTGTTCGCTTCATGCTGATTTATCTATATGCTGATGGATTTAAAgtttaacaatattttgttttgagcccAGATAGAAACAGGAAAGCAGTTTTATGTCCATCTCCGTGGCTTGAAATACAAATTGATATTAAGGACTCCTGCAATAACGAGAAGCAATGCCAACTAAATTTAAACTTAAACTGATAGgtgaatttttaatatataaattatattattttttaataacttggaagcaacagttttattttttaaaattgttttaaaaataaatttagttttatctttttgtatttttcctttctattcTTAAATACTGAATTTGTGTCAAATGTTGTCGCCTTGAATAAATAATTGGAT includes:
- the LOC7474416 gene encoding protein VAPYRIN yields the protein MERLVELSDTEVRIDFLLYSKCRATVRLRSLCATAPVAFKIQTSSPHKFLVNPPTGLISPLSFATFQIVLRPQNQLPPTFPRSPSDRFLIKTAPFASNSPCSTHPDSLASWFSSLPLDSTQDFKLKVAFVGPFLLRHAVSCGDADSVKNILKRQKTILSELTQRDAESLLRVATELDNSEVVVNLLLEGGLKIDACVTAGGVGSYQVDPRWESKGWSDLHVAAALDRADDVLDLLKGSGPLDLRDKEGRTPLHLASSRGNIKCAKLLVESDADKDAKSKDGRTALYRAAANGDRRMVEMLIDVGADPTIPDDRGRSAMDAARDKGHEEVVEVLQCGELALMAARRGELESLESLLRRGASLKYRDQYGFTALHAAAVKGHTDIVSMLVEFGVDLECQDNEGHAPLHLAVEGGHIETVEVLINRGANVNARSNRGATPLYMAKAIGYDDISQFLVDRGASSSPPLSLPSSSFLMLQP